One uncultured Draconibacterium sp. genomic window, AGACATATTATGCTCAACTTACCTCAGATAAAGGTTTTACCTCTCCGGTTTGGTTGGTAGCACTGGGTATGGAACGTCGTAAAGAATTTAATACTGAATGGTGTCTTGCTCAGGATTTGATCCGTTCAGGTTTTATAGAAGATCATATTACCACCAATTATCCCAAAGGAGTTGGTGTTCCAAATACCGATCCTGGCGTACAGGATAACTGGCATACTTACCGCACTTTTGATTTTGATATCGAAAAAATGGACATGCCAATCCCGACCGATGAGTTGTTGAAAAATCCATTGTGTGATCAAAATAATGCATACAAATAATCTAATATCCGTAAGCTGAGATATACGGATTATATAGATAGTTTTAGTTTGGTTAGGTAAATAGTAAAGACCGTCGCAAAACAAGTTTTTGTGATGGTCTTTTATTTTTATGAACTTATAAAAGTTAAGAATCTCGGGATCAGTACTAATTAGCTACCACCTTGGTAGACTAAATATGCTAATTTTCGTTTGCTCTGAATTGAAAATTTTGGATCACATTAAGATTCCAATAAAATACATAAAATTTAAAATGCAAAGAGTTTAAATTACGCCATAGAAGTAAGGTAAAAAGTAGATGGTTAAAAATAAAATATGCCTGATTATTCTGCTTCTCTGCACGGATTTTTCACAAACAGCAGGACGAGTTCTTATAAGATACAGTAGCCACCGACAGAAATAGTTTGAATGAATTGGGAAAACGATTCAAAATATTAGTTCACCACATTTTCAGAGTGAACCCGTTAACACATTTATTGATCAGAATCCATCCTCAATAAGCGCATAAAATATACCGCACCTGCAGTGGATCCAGAGTGTGACAAAAACTTTATTCTCACATGAGTCTTTCCTTTAACCATTGCATCAGGAATGGAGTAAACAACATCTTTAAATGCCGACAGATTCCAGCGACCGGTATTATCTTCGGTTACCAGCTTTTCATCATCAACATATATAATGAATTTGCGGCCACCCCACTCTGCCCCCCAGTAACGCACAAGCAAACTCAGGTTTGTTTCGGAGTTGGTTGCAAAATCATAACTGAAAAAACCGCCACCAAAAGCCTCGCGGTAGAATTCGTTTTGGTTATTTCCTGATTTTGATCTTTCCTGTTGCATGGCATGGTCTGTTTCAGGCTGTTGCTCGCCGGTGGCTACATAATCAACGGTTCGTTTTTCGATGGCCAGCTTTGCCTGTTCATTGGCTGCGAGCGAATCCACATAAGCCTGATAACCACCGTTGGTTAAAGCCAGCCAGTAAATCATGTACCTCGAATCGTGAATCTGACTGAACGGTTCAAGCGTCAAATCCATCGGATTCACCATCTTCACATTCAGCTTAAAATGAAGCGGATTCCCGTCAATCGGCTCCAGTTTGTCTCCCAGGTTTTCCATATCGTCTTCCACCAGGATGGGTGCTCTATCAACCGGCAAATATTCGCCACCTGAGTACTGTCCCCAGCGACCATCGTCTGCAATCAATCCCCTTAAATCTTCGGTTCCGGTTTTTGCACCGAGTAAAATTGGCCCATGAATAAAAGCAATGTATTCGGGCACATTTGGTAAATGCTCGATGGTACTTTGCATTGGCAATTCAATTACTACTTCATCGCCTTTTTCCCATTTTCGGTCGATAGTAATGTACGACGAAGGACGTTCGGTATATTCGACAGCTTTGCCATTTACTTTAATTTTTAGTGCTCCTGCCTTTACCCAAACCGGGTACCTTACTTTAAGATTGAAGGCTAAATTACCTTTGGTAATGGTGAGTTTTGTTTGTTCTGAATAAGGAAATGTCGTTTCCTGCTTCAGCTGAATGCCTTTTTCTTTCCAGTTGAGTTCCGAAGCCACAAACAAATTCAGGTACAAGTCGTCATCAGCATGGGTGTAAATAAAACGGTTGTACTGCCCGTGGTTTTCCATTCCGGTACCCACACAGCACCACATGGCCTCGTTTGGCGCCGAATAAACACGATAATGTCGTGGCCGCGCGGGCGTAAAATACACATAACCACCGTGCTCGGGATGTTGTGATGAAAGAATATGGTTGAACATCGTACGTTCATAATAATCAGCATATTTGGCCTCGGGATCATTACGGAACAAATCTTCGCTGAGTTTGAGCATGTTATAAGAGTTACAGGACTCGGGCCCGTCGTTTACATGTACAAAATCGATACACGAACTTTCGCTTGGAAAGTGCTCGCGGCGGCTGTTTCCGCCAAATGCCAGCGACCGGTTTTGGGTAATGGTTTCCCATGAAAATCGTGCTGCCTCCAGGTATAGTTCATTATCATCTAGCTCTGCTATGCGCCCGAAACCAATAAATTTAGGTATTTGCGTATTGGCATGCTGATTATCAAGATTGTCGATATCGTGCGACAAGGGCTCCAAAAATTTTCGATGCGAATAACGCTTTGCGGCAGTCAGGTATTTTTCATCGCCGGTAATCTGGTAAGCATCGGCGTAAACTTCGTTCATTCCTCCATGCTCCATGCCCAGCATTGTTTCCATCTGCTCGTCCGACAAATCTGCAGTCAGATCGATTCCCCAATCGCAGAACTTCAGAAACAAGTCTTTCGCCAATTCGCTTTCACCATAAAGCCAGGCATCGCGCAAACCGGCATACATTTTATGCAGGTTGTAAAACGGAGCCCACGAACCAAAAAACACTCCAAAATCGCCTTTTTTGAATGCTGACCAAAGTTTAGCACTATTTGGGAAACCGCCAACATAACCAACGCCCCATTCGGGGTTATTTACCGCATTGGCTTCCTGGCATTCTTTTAACTCTTTCAACATATAATCCATCCGGCGCTTGCACTCTTTGTTACCTGTTGCGGCGTAGTTCATTGCCATAGCCGATAGGTAATGACCGCCAACATGACCGTCTAATCCGTCCCAGTTCGGATAGGTTGGTTTGCGAGGCTCCAACCCGGCTTCCTTACGGTATGGTGCCAAAAAACGATCGACATCGTATTGCAACAAAACCTCAATGTTCAGGTCGCGCGCGTGTTTAAACGGGCCATCCAGCAGAGTGACATCGCCTAAGGGAAATTCGTTTGGGTACAATTTATTTTGTGCGCCGGAATACATGCTCGCGGCAAGAACAAAAGT contains:
- a CDS encoding glycoside hydrolase family 127 protein; this encodes MSKLIYLSLITTFVLAASMYSGAQNKLYPNEFPLGDVTLLDGPFKHARDLNIEVLLQYDVDRFLAPYRKEAGLEPRKPTYPNWDGLDGHVGGHYLSAMAMNYAATGNKECKRRMDYMLKELKECQEANAVNNPEWGVGYVGGFPNSAKLWSAFKKGDFGVFFGSWAPFYNLHKMYAGLRDAWLYGESELAKDLFLKFCDWGIDLTADLSDEQMETMLGMEHGGMNEVYADAYQITGDEKYLTAAKRYSHRKFLEPLSHDIDNLDNQHANTQIPKFIGFGRIAELDDNELYLEAARFSWETITQNRSLAFGGNSRREHFPSESSCIDFVHVNDGPESCNSYNMLKLSEDLFRNDPEAKYADYYERTMFNHILSSQHPEHGGYVYFTPARPRHYRVYSAPNEAMWCCVGTGMENHGQYNRFIYTHADDDLYLNLFVASELNWKEKGIQLKQETTFPYSEQTKLTITKGNLAFNLKVRYPVWVKAGALKIKVNGKAVEYTERPSSYITIDRKWEKGDEVVIELPMQSTIEHLPNVPEYIAFIHGPILLGAKTGTEDLRGLIADDGRWGQYSGGEYLPVDRAPILVEDDMENLGDKLEPIDGNPLHFKLNVKMVNPMDLTLEPFSQIHDSRYMIYWLALTNGGYQAYVDSLAANEQAKLAIEKRTVDYVATGEQQPETDHAMQQERSKSGNNQNEFYREAFGGGFFSYDFATNSETNLSLLVRYWGAEWGGRKFIIYVDDEKLVTEDNTGRWNLSAFKDVVYSIPDAMVKGKTHVRIKFLSHSGSTAGAVYFMRLLRMDSDQ